AACCACCACCAGAACAGCAGAAGTGCCAGAAGCATCCAGACCGGGCTGGTCAGGCCGATGAGTTGTGCGGAGGCGAAGCTGACCCACCAGGCGGGAACGCTGCCGCCATCCGTCGGCAGGATGATCATGGCGACACCGTTGAGGATCGACCAAGTGGCGAGCGTCACCAGGAAGGGCTGCAGCTTGAGCAGCGAGATCAAAAGGCCGTTGAGCGCACCGATCAGGAAGCCAAGCGCCAGGATGATCAGCATCCCGAGCGCCGTGGTCGATGGATCATCGGTGAAGCGCGTTGCCGCGATCACCGTGCCGAGGCTGATCATGCCGCCGATCGACAGGTCGATGCCGCCGCGCACCAGCACGATGGTCTGGCCGGTCGCCGCCAGCATCAGCGTCATTGCCGCGGCCGTATCGAGGTTGAGTTCATCCAGCGAAAAGACGCCGGACTGCAAGCTGCCATAGATGGCGACGATCAAGGCCAGCATCAGGCAAGCGACCAGGAACGGCGCGCGGTCGAGCACGCGGCCACGCCAATCGATGCCCGGCGCGGCTTGATTCATTTCAGCAGGCCTTTGCGCCATTTCCACAGGTCTCTCAGCGACGGACATCACCATGCCTCAAGCAGCCTCGCTTTCAAGCATGGCGGCGCGCAAAATGCCCGCCTCCGAGATGCGGTCGCCTTCGAGCGTCGCGGCGACACGGCCGTTGCGCATCACCAGCACGCGGTCGGCGACGTGGACGAGTTCCGGCATGTCGCTGGAATGGAACAGGATCGCGTAGCCCTTGGCCGCGAGATCACGCATCAGTTGGAATATCTCGCCCTTCGTGCCGACATCGACGCCGCGCGTCGGGTCGTAGAGCAGGAGCACGCGCGCTTGCGTCAACAGCATCTTGCCGAAGATCACCTTCTGCTGGTTGCCGCCGGACAAGGTGCCGGCAAGCTGCTCTGAGGTGCCGGCCTTGATGTGCAGGAAGTCGACCATCTCCTTGACCAGCGCCGCCTCCTTTTGCCGGCTTAGAAAGCCGTTTTCCGTGAAGCGCTTGATGACGGACAGGGTGAGGTTCTCGCGCACGCTCTTGGTCAGAAGCAGGCCCTGGCCGCGTCGATCCTCCGGCACCAGCGCGATGCCGTCCTTGCCGGTCAGGGCCTGGCGCGGATTGTTGATCGAGACGGGTTTGCCCCACAGCTCGATGGCGCCGCTGGCCTTGGTCGCTCCAAACAGCGCCTGGAACAGCTCGCGCTGGCCGTGGCCCTGCAGGCCGCCGACCCCGAGCACCTCGCCCTCGCGCAAGGCAAGGTCAACACCGGAGAGCCGGCTGCCGCTGGAAAACCCCTTGACCTTGAGCGCGATGCGATCGGTCGCGGTGGCTACGCGCTCGGGATAGAGCCGGTCTAGGTGCCGGCCGATCATCTGGGTGACGATCTCGTTGTCCGACACCGCATTGGCCTCGTGCACCGCGATGGTGCTGCCATTACGAAAAATGGTCAGCCGGTCGGCGATGGCGCGCACCTCGGCCATGCGATGCGAAATGAAGATGACCAGCCGGCCCTCCGCGGCCAGTTGCCGGGTGAGGTTGAGCAACCACTCGGCTTCGCGCGCGGGCAGCGCCGACGTCGCCTCATCGAGGATGAGGATGCGCGGGTCCTTGGCCAGCCCCTTGGCGATTTCGACGATCTGCCGTTCCGCCAGTGTCAGCCGCCGCAATTCCTGGTCGGGACGAAGTGGCGGAAAATTGTATTTGTCGAGCAACGCCAGCGTCTTGCGGCGCATCTCCGCACGGTTGACGGTCCGCAGCATTGTTCTTGGCTCGTGTCGGAACCAGATGTTCTGTTCGACGCTGAGATCGGGGATCAGCGACAGCTCCTGGAAGACGGCGGCGATACCGCGCGCCTGGGCAGCATCCGGATTGGCCGGGCGATAATCCCTGCCGTGGACCAGGATCGAGCCGCCATCGTGCTTCACCGCGCCGGACAGGATCTGGATGAAGGTGCTCTTTCCCGCGCCATTCTCGCCCAGCAAAGCGTGCACTTCGCCGGCGCGCGCGCTGAATGTCGCCTCGCTCAGCGCAACGATGCCGCCATAGCGTTTGGACAGGCCTGTGACGGTGACGAGGTCCATGAGGTTACTCTCGAAAAGCTCTCCCGACATCTTGCGATGCCGGGAGACAGGGTCGTGGTACGGATCTTATTTGGTGCCGGCGGCTTCGGCGGCGGTGATCTCGACCCAGTCGGGCGTGATCGGCAGCGTCAGGCCGGGCGCCTGATCGGGGAAGGCGTTTTCGCCGACCGCGATCTTGATCATCTTGGTGCCCGGGTAGAGCTTGGACTCGAAGGGATCGGTGGTGACGAAGTCACCCTTGACCGAAACGGAGCGTTCGGCTGGCTTCTTGCCGGTGTCGAGAATGTCGACCGCCAGCTTGATGGCTTCCGACGACAGATAGGCCGGGTTGGAGCCGAGGATGCATTTCGCACCTTGCGTCTGCGCACAGGTGAGAGCCGCGACATTGTAGGAGAAGCCGACGACCGGGACGATCGGCCGCCCGGCATCCTTCAGCGCCTGGATGGCGCCCGAGCCGTAGCCTTGCGTCATGATGCCGTCGATCTTGGGATTGGCGGCAAGCAGGGCCGCGACGCCCGACTGTTCCGGTCCAAGCGCATAGTTGCCGTTGTAGTAGCCGACGACCTTGATGTCGGGATATTTGGCCAGCACCTTCTCATAGCCCTGCTGAAGCTGCGCAGAGATCGGCGCGCCGGCCAGGCCCCGGTCGAGGATGATGTTGCCCTTGCCGCCGAGCTGCGTGGCCATCCATTCGGCCATCACCGAGGGAATGCGGTCCCAGTCGGAGGCGACGGCGAAAGCGCAGGGCTCGGTCACCACCTGGTCGAAGCTGATGACGACGATGCCGGCGTCGCAGGCCTTCTTGATGGTCGGGTTCAACGCCGAATCCGAACCGGCATCGACAAGGATGGCGTCGGGCTTCTGGCGGACGATGTTGTTCAGCGAATTGATCTGCGCCTGGACGGTGTTCTCGACATTCTCGATCTTCAGGTCGACGCGGCCCTTCAGCGGCCCCTTGTTCACAGACACGGTGGCGACACGCTCCATCTGCTGGCGCCAGTCGTTGCCGACGAAATTGTTCGAGAGATAGATGGTGTAGGGCTTCTTGTCCTCGGCGTGGCCGGCATGCATGCCGATTGCCATCATGGCGGTGGCGAGGGCTGCAAGACCGATGTTACGGCTCAACGATTTCATGATTTTCTCCTCCCGTTTCTTTTCGAATATCGGCGCCGGCCATCGGCGCACGGCGTTGGCCAGCTCAGTTGCCCGACGCCTCCTTGGGGGTGATCTCGACCCAGCTGGGCGTGACCGGCAGGGACAGGCCCGGCGCCAGATCGGCAAACACCGTCTTGCCAAGTTCAATCTTCACCGCCGAGGAATTCGGGGCGTATTTGGCATCGACCATATCGGTGGTCAGGCCGGGTGAGTTGAACAGCACGGTCGTGTCGGCCGGCTTCTTGCCAGTGTCGAGTATGTCGACCGCGAGCTTTATCGCCTCGGCTGAAAGGGACGGCGGATTGGCGCCCAGCCAGCATTTCGCGCCCTTGGTCTCAGCGCAGGTGACGCCGGTGCCGTTGAAGGCGGCGGCGACGATCGGCACCAAGGGACGATCGGCATTCTGCAACGCCTTGATGGCGCCGGTGCCGTAGCCCTGCGAGAAGATGCCGTCGACTTCCGGATGGGCGGCAAGCAGGCTGGCAACACCTTCCTGTTCTGGCCCGGCGGCATAATTGCCGTTGAAATAACCGACGATTTGAATATCGGGATATTTCTTCAGCACGGCGCCGAAGTTCTTCTCGAACTGCTCGGAAATCGGCGCGCCTGCGAGACCGCGATCCATGAAGACCTTGCCCTTGCCGCCGAGGATGGATGCCATCCATTCGGCCTGGTTGTTGGCCATGATATCGAAATCGGAGTGCAGCTTGTAGGCGCAATCAGCCGACACGGTCTGGTCGAAGCTGACGACGATGATGCCGGCGTCGCAGGCTTTCTTGATGGTCGGATTGAGCGCTTCCGCCGACGACGCGTCGATGAGGATCGCGGCTGGTTTCTGCCGGATGATGTTGTTCAGCGAATTGATCTGCGCCTGAACCGTATTCTCGGCATTCTCGACCTTGAGGTCG
The nucleotide sequence above comes from Mesorhizobium shangrilense. Encoded proteins:
- a CDS encoding ABC transporter permease — encoded protein: MNQAAPGIDWRGRVLDRAPFLVACLMLALIVAIYGSLQSGVFSLDELNLDTAAAMTLMLAATGQTIVLVRGGIDLSIGGMISLGTVIAATRFTDDPSTTALGMLIILALGFLIGALNGLLISLLKLQPFLVTLATWSILNGVAMIILPTDGGSVPAWWVSFASAQLIGLTSPVWMLLALLLFWWWFRATRVGIAIQATGSNEKSAFLSGVSITRVNLITYGLSGLFAAGAALFLVTQTGAGSPTIGKDYILPSVAAAVIGGVSLFGGRGHLAGTLIGAFVLTLIGNLVFVLHVSSYWQPVASGVILLLSVLASSVAEKAARSRVQ
- a CDS encoding sugar ABC transporter ATP-binding protein, coding for MDLVTVTGLSKRYGGIVALSEATFSARAGEVHALLGENGAGKSTFIQILSGAVKHDGGSILVHGRDYRPANPDAAQARGIAAVFQELSLIPDLSVEQNIWFRHEPRTMLRTVNRAEMRRKTLALLDKYNFPPLRPDQELRRLTLAERQIVEIAKGLAKDPRILILDEATSALPAREAEWLLNLTRQLAAEGRLVIFISHRMAEVRAIADRLTIFRNGSTIAVHEANAVSDNEIVTQMIGRHLDRLYPERVATATDRIALKVKGFSSGSRLSGVDLALREGEVLGVGGLQGHGQRELFQALFGATKASGAIELWGKPVSINNPRQALTGKDGIALVPEDRRGQGLLLTKSVRENLTLSVIKRFTENGFLSRQKEAALVKEMVDFLHIKAGTSEQLAGTLSGGNQQKVIFGKMLLTQARVLLLYDPTRGVDVGTKGEIFQLMRDLAAKGYAILFHSSDMPELVHVADRVLVMRNGRVAATLEGDRISEAGILRAAMLESEAA
- a CDS encoding substrate-binding domain-containing protein, translating into MKSLSRNIGLAALATAMMAIGMHAGHAEDKKPYTIYLSNNFVGNDWRQQMERVATVSVNKGPLKGRVDLKIENVENTVQAQINSLNNIVRQKPDAILVDAGSDSALNPTIKKACDAGIVVISFDQVVTEPCAFAVASDWDRIPSVMAEWMATQLGGKGNIILDRGLAGAPISAQLQQGYEKVLAKYPDIKVVGYYNGNYALGPEQSGVAALLAANPKIDGIMTQGYGSGAIQALKDAGRPIVPVVGFSYNVAALTCAQTQGAKCILGSNPAYLSSEAIKLAVDILDTGKKPAERSVSVKGDFVTTDPFESKLYPGTKMIKIAVGENAFPDQAPGLTLPITPDWVEITAAEAAGTK
- a CDS encoding substrate-binding domain-containing protein gives rise to the protein MTLRSLCASFVALAGFVAAVGATPGHTEDKKPYLIYLSNNFVGNDWRQQMERVANVAVNKGPLKGRVDLKVENAENTVQAQINSLNNIIRQKPAAILIDASSAEALNPTIKKACDAGIIVVSFDQTVSADCAYKLHSDFDIMANNQAEWMASILGGKGKVFMDRGLAGAPISEQFEKNFGAVLKKYPDIQIVGYFNGNYAAGPEQEGVASLLAAHPEVDGIFSQGYGTGAIKALQNADRPLVPIVAAAFNGTGVTCAETKGAKCWLGANPPSLSAEAIKLAVDILDTGKKPADTTVLFNSPGLTTDMVDAKYAPNSSAVKIELGKTVFADLAPGLSLPVTPSWVEITPKEASGN